Proteins from one Gemmatimonadota bacterium genomic window:
- a CDS encoding energy-coupling factor transporter transmembrane protein EcfT, with product MVLYIPSDSLLHRLHPSTKIVGLALLLILTVAFQSPWYQLVILSGVLLLARSAGAFRNLRRILPLMITVLLFSVVSWSLFRRVGDPFWSFGLFTLSTESIRFGFAMGFRLEAMLVSGMVFVSCTKVEEFAYGLRAIGLPFAVSFALSLAFRLVPLFFTRIGTVVQAQQARGLDLKRGNVLQRARKYVPLLVPIFVYAIRDTDLLSMALESKGFGMRGRRTEYLAFPFVWRDYAILGLLLVLNIAGWMMAAP from the coding sequence ATGGTGCTCTACATACCCTCGGATTCCCTGTTGCATCGGCTCCATCCCTCGACGAAGATCGTGGGACTGGCCCTGTTGCTGATCCTCACGGTGGCCTTCCAGTCACCCTGGTACCAGTTGGTAATCCTGTCGGGTGTCCTGTTGCTGGCCCGTTCGGCCGGCGCGTTCAGAAACCTACGCCGGATCCTGCCGCTCATGATCACCGTGCTCCTGTTCAGCGTCGTGTCATGGTCGCTGTTCAGACGCGTCGGCGATCCGTTCTGGTCCTTCGGACTGTTCACGCTCTCGACGGAGTCCATACGGTTCGGGTTCGCCATGGGATTCAGGCTAGAGGCAATGCTCGTTTCCGGCATGGTCTTCGTTTCATGCACGAAAGTGGAAGAATTCGCCTACGGGCTCCGGGCTATCGGGCTGCCCTTCGCCGTCAGTTTCGCGCTCTCCCTTGCCTTTCGGCTCGTTCCCCTGTTTTTTACGCGTATCGGCACGGTCGTCCAGGCCCAGCAGGCACGGGGCCTCGATCTCAAGCGCGGGAACGTATTGCAGCGGGCCCGCAAGTACGTGCCGCTGCTGGTGCCCATATTCGTGTACGCGATCAGGGATACCGACCTGCTTTCCATGGCCCTGGAATCCAAGGGTTTCGGCATGCGGGGCAGGAGAACGGAGTACCTTGCTTTCCCCTTCGTCTGGCGCGATTACGCCATACTGGGGTTGCTGCTGGTCCTGAATATCGCGGGCTGGATGATGGCGGCTCCGTGA
- a CDS encoding Gfo/Idh/MocA family oxidoreductase gives MDRRYRAGVIGRTGRGNYGHGLDTVYLEMDDVDIIAVADDDPDGLREAGRRLGVRNLYTDYREMLRNEWFDIVSICPRWLDQHAAMTLAVAEAGACIFLEKPMARTLSEADAMIEACEKAGVMMGIAHQGRMHAAAWRARQLLADGAIGDILHVGMNGKEDHRGGGEDLMVLGTHLFDMLRFLLGRNPAWVQASVTMAGGRPATLEDAVEGPEELGLIAGDAIHAMYGFGHGVTATFETRRNQAPHPRRYGMWVYGSEGIMTVHESSQQIRIYESPVWHPDDDASIRDVTAEALELEPSEQPSMSALQAAANAAIVRDVFEARRDGRRPVNSGYDGRWALEMIHGVFAAHLAESRIALPLENRDHPLLPNLI, from the coding sequence ATGGACCGACGATACAGGGCGGGGGTCATCGGACGCACCGGCCGGGGCAACTACGGCCATGGCCTGGACACGGTGTACCTCGAAATGGATGACGTGGACATCATCGCCGTGGCCGACGACGATCCGGACGGTCTGCGGGAAGCGGGCCGGCGGCTCGGCGTGCGGAACCTGTATACGGATTACCGGGAGATGCTGCGCAACGAGTGGTTCGATATCGTCAGCATCTGTCCCCGCTGGCTCGACCAGCACGCCGCAATGACCCTGGCCGTCGCGGAAGCGGGCGCGTGTATATTCCTCGAAAAGCCCATGGCCCGCACGCTGTCCGAGGCCGACGCCATGATCGAAGCCTGCGAGAAGGCCGGAGTGATGATGGGCATCGCCCACCAGGGCCGCATGCACGCGGCCGCGTGGCGTGCCCGTCAACTGCTCGCCGACGGCGCCATCGGGGATATCCTCCACGTCGGCATGAACGGCAAGGAGGATCATCGCGGAGGCGGCGAGGACCTCATGGTGCTGGGCACCCACCTTTTCGACATGCTCAGGTTCCTCCTGGGCAGAAACCCCGCCTGGGTGCAGGCGTCGGTGACCATGGCCGGCGGCCGGCCCGCGACCCTGGAAGACGCCGTGGAGGGTCCGGAGGAACTGGGCCTCATCGCGGGCGACGCCATCCACGCGATGTACGGTTTCGGCCACGGCGTGACGGCCACTTTCGAAACGCGCCGCAACCAGGCCCCTCACCCCCGGAGGTACGGGATGTGGGTGTATGGGTCGGAGGGCATCATGACCGTCCACGAATCTTCCCAGCAGATCAGGATCTACGAGTCCCCGGTCTGGCATCCGGACGACGACGCGTCGATTCGCGACGTTACCGCGGAAGCACTGGAACTTGAGCCTTCCGAGCAGCCTTCAATGAGCGCGCTTCAGGCGGCGGCCAACGCCGCCATCGTCCGCGACGTGTTCGAGGCGAGGCGGGACGGACGCAGGCCGGTGAACAGCGGATACGACGGGCGCTGGGCGCTGGAGATGATCCACGGCGTCTTTGCCGCCCACCTGGCGGAAAGCCGCATTGCCCTGCCGCTGGAAAACCGGGACCACCCGTTGTTGCCGAACCTGATTTAG
- a CDS encoding NAD(P)/FAD-dependent oxidoreductase, with amino-acid sequence MRTRTARSEASLSATSLSATSSSAASPSVAASSPDGSCRDLLGRIGLPEPVSSLAGRDWDAVVVGAGHNGLACAAYLARAGKRVLVLEARERVGGACTLEETWPGYRVSPCAYLAGLLHPLVIEELDFARYGYRWTPAEAGMFVPFEDGSSVQLWEDDDRCLEEIRRLSPRDVRGFEAMYAPMRRIREALRPPGKEDIWIGRAPTREQIEERLNGDREAIGMLFEWSMVEYVERYLEDERLRMALTGQGVIGTNASPCEPGTASVHVFHSTGTMGGMPGMWGYVQGGMGMVSFMLCDIARDSGAVVAAGVPVARIVPGEGVELEGGERVRAKAVVSNADPRVTLRLLGDAADGAWKDRVESVPQTGATVKINMALAELPDFTCRPGTDEDHHRGQVNIPLTARQWHEYHGMAGEGRLPPRLWEELYFHTAHDPSVAPAGRHTMSIFAQFVPYDFAEGDWDSRREEVGRLALASLGRFCSNIPDAVLHMDVMGPPDIEKKVGLTGGHIFQGEILPAFMWDKRLEPRTPMPGVYLCGACTHPGGSVIAVNGRNAAMEVLGMYGDQ; translated from the coding sequence ATGCGTACACGTACCGCCAGATCGGAGGCATCTTTGTCCGCAACATCTTTGTCCGCGACATCTTCATCAGCGGCGTCACCATCCGTGGCGGCTTCGTCCCCGGACGGGTCCTGCCGCGACCTGCTGGGCCGCATCGGCCTGCCCGAACCCGTGTCCTCGCTCGCGGGACGGGACTGGGACGCGGTCGTCGTGGGCGCCGGCCACAATGGCCTGGCCTGCGCGGCCTACCTCGCCCGTGCCGGGAAGCGGGTGCTGGTCCTGGAAGCCCGGGAACGCGTGGGTGGCGCCTGCACGCTCGAAGAGACCTGGCCGGGATACCGCGTGTCGCCCTGCGCCTACCTCGCCGGCCTGCTCCATCCCCTGGTGATCGAGGAATTGGATTTCGCACGCTACGGCTACCGATGGACGCCGGCCGAAGCGGGCATGTTCGTACCCTTCGAGGACGGGTCGAGCGTACAGTTGTGGGAGGACGACGACCGCTGCCTGGAGGAGATCCGCCGCCTGTCGCCCCGGGACGTGAGGGGTTTCGAGGCCATGTACGCGCCCATGCGGCGCATCCGGGAGGCCCTTCGTCCGCCGGGCAAGGAAGACATCTGGATCGGGCGGGCGCCGACCCGGGAACAGATCGAAGAACGTCTCAACGGCGACCGGGAGGCCATCGGTATGCTCTTCGAATGGTCCATGGTCGAATACGTCGAGCGGTACCTCGAAGACGAGCGGCTGCGGATGGCCCTGACCGGCCAGGGCGTGATCGGGACGAACGCCAGCCCCTGCGAGCCCGGGACCGCCTCCGTACACGTTTTCCACTCCACGGGCACCATGGGCGGCATGCCCGGCATGTGGGGGTACGTGCAGGGCGGCATGGGCATGGTGTCCTTCATGCTGTGCGATATTGCGCGCGACTCGGGCGCCGTGGTGGCCGCGGGCGTGCCCGTCGCCCGCATCGTGCCCGGAGAGGGCGTGGAGCTGGAGGGCGGCGAACGCGTCCGCGCGAAGGCGGTCGTATCGAACGCCGATCCCCGGGTCACGCTGCGACTCCTCGGCGACGCAGCCGACGGGGCGTGGAAGGACCGCGTGGAATCGGTGCCCCAAACCGGCGCGACCGTCAAGATCAACATGGCTCTCGCCGAATTGCCGGATTTCACCTGCCGGCCTGGGACGGACGAGGACCACCACCGGGGCCAGGTCAACATCCCCCTTACCGCACGGCAATGGCACGAATACCACGGCATGGCCGGAGAAGGCCGGTTGCCCCCGCGCCTCTGGGAGGAACTCTACTTCCACACCGCCCACGACCCGAGCGTGGCGCCGGCGGGCCGTCACACCATGAGCATCTTCGCCCAGTTCGTCCCCTACGACTTCGCCGAGGGTGACTGGGATTCCCGGAGGGAGGAGGTGGGGAGGCTGGCCCTGGCATCGCTCGGCCGCTTCTGCAGCAACATTCCCGACGCCGTCCTGCACATGGACGTCATGGGTCCGCCGGATATCGAGAAGAAGGTGGGACTGACCGGCGGCCATATCTTCCAGGGCGAGATCCTGCCTGCCTTCATGTGGGACAAGCGGCTCGAACCGCGGACGCCCATGCCCGGGGTCTACCTGTGCGGGGCTTGCACCCACCCGGGCGGCAGCGTGATTGCCGTCAACGGGCGCAACGCGGCGATGGAAGTGCTGGGGATGTACGGGGATCAGTAG
- a CDS encoding proline--tRNA ligase, with protein sequence MAKKLTAQAEDFSAWYNEVIAKAELADNAPTRGCMVIRPYGFALWENMVAVLDRMFKDTGHVNAYFPLLIPDSFFQKEAEHVEGFSPECAVVTHGGGKKLEESLMVRPTSETIIADMYARWIQSYRDLPLLINQWANVFRWELRPRAFLRTTEFLWQEGHTAHATAAEAEEETLRILDIYRTFAEDYMAIPVLYGPKTDAEKFPGALQTYAIEGMMKDGKALQMGTSHDLGQNFSRAFNIDFQTRDGSREHVYQTSWGMSTRTVGAIIMAHGDDRGLVLPPRLAPHQVVVIPIAKSDEEQSVVREAVDKLVASLEGVRVKVDNREQFGLGWKFTEWETKGVPLRVELGPRDIASGQAVVVRRDTGEKDFVPLESLGKRIGDLLETVQQDMFQRALDFREARSREIRDREAFMSAANGDGGFIHAHWCGDPACEAAVKDETRNTIRCVPMDWEADPGACAYCGGTSERKVVYAQAY encoded by the coding sequence ATGGCAAAAAAACTGACCGCGCAGGCGGAGGATTTCTCGGCCTGGTACAATGAAGTGATCGCGAAGGCCGAACTGGCCGACAACGCGCCGACCCGCGGCTGCATGGTCATCCGGCCATACGGTTTCGCGCTTTGGGAGAACATGGTGGCGGTGCTGGACCGGATGTTCAAGGATACCGGTCACGTAAACGCCTATTTCCCGTTGTTGATCCCCGACAGCTTCTTCCAGAAAGAAGCGGAGCACGTGGAGGGATTCTCGCCCGAATGCGCCGTGGTGACGCACGGCGGGGGCAAGAAGCTCGAAGAAAGCCTCATGGTCCGTCCGACGTCCGAGACCATCATTGCGGACATGTACGCCAGGTGGATCCAGTCCTATCGCGACCTGCCGCTGCTCATCAACCAGTGGGCCAACGTCTTCCGATGGGAACTGCGGCCGAGGGCCTTCCTGCGGACGACCGAATTCCTCTGGCAGGAGGGCCACACGGCCCACGCCACGGCGGCGGAGGCCGAGGAGGAAACCTTGCGCATCCTGGACATCTACCGCACCTTCGCGGAAGACTACATGGCGATTCCGGTGCTGTACGGTCCGAAAACCGACGCCGAAAAGTTCCCCGGCGCGCTTCAGACCTACGCCATCGAGGGCATGATGAAGGACGGCAAGGCCCTGCAGATGGGCACTTCGCACGACCTGGGGCAGAACTTCTCCCGGGCCTTCAACATCGATTTCCAGACGCGGGACGGGTCGCGCGAACACGTCTACCAGACAAGCTGGGGCATGAGCACCCGGACCGTCGGCGCCATCATCATGGCCCATGGCGACGACAGGGGGCTGGTACTGCCACCCCGCCTGGCGCCTCACCAGGTCGTCGTCATTCCCATCGCGAAGTCCGACGAGGAACAGTCCGTCGTGCGGGAAGCCGTCGACAAGCTGGTTGCGTCGCTGGAAGGCGTGCGGGTGAAGGTCGACAACCGCGAGCAGTTCGGCCTGGGCTGGAAGTTCACCGAGTGGGAAACGAAGGGGGTGCCGCTGCGTGTGGAACTCGGCCCGCGGGACATCGCGTCCGGCCAGGCGGTGGTCGTGCGCAGGGATACGGGGGAAAAGGATTTCGTTCCCCTCGAGTCCCTGGGCAAGCGGATCGGGGACCTGCTGGAGACCGTGCAGCAGGATATGTTCCAGCGCGCCCTGGATTTCCGCGAAGCCCGTTCCCGGGAGATCCGGGACCGGGAAGCCTTCATGTCGGCCGCGAACGGCGACGGGGGGTTCATCCACGCGCACTGGTGCGGCGATCCGGCGTGCGAAGCCGCGGTCAAAGACGAAACCCGGAACACGATCCGGTGCGTCCCCATGGACTGGGAGGCCGATCCGGGCGCCTGCGCGTATTGCGGGGGGACGTCGGAACGAAAGGTCGTCTACGCCCAGGCCTACTGA
- the apaG gene encoding Co2+/Mg2+ efflux protein ApaG translates to MPTPLNSDTVTHGIRVQVYPGYLPDHSDPGQNQYVFAYRIVITNDSERWVKLINRHWVIINADGKRSEVRGPGVVGLQPELEPGENHEYQSLCPLDTEWGTMEGEYEMQDADGRHFEVEIGRFYLAISSDEKVESWQKN, encoded by the coding sequence ATGCCGACACCGCTGAATTCCGACACGGTCACCCATGGCATACGGGTCCAGGTATACCCGGGCTATCTGCCCGATCATTCCGATCCCGGCCAGAACCAGTACGTGTTCGCATACCGCATCGTCATCACCAATGACAGCGAGCGGTGGGTGAAATTGATCAACCGCCACTGGGTCATCATCAACGCCGACGGCAAGCGCAGCGAAGTCAGGGGTCCGGGCGTCGTGGGACTGCAGCCCGAACTCGAGCCTGGAGAAAACCACGAATACCAGAGCCTTTGCCCCCTGGACACGGAGTGGGGCACCATGGAAGGCGAATATGAAATGCAGGACGCGGACGGCCGTCACTTCGAAGTGGAGATCGGCCGGTTCTATCTCGCGATATCCTCGGACGAAAAGGTGGAGTCATGGCAAAAAAACTGA
- a CDS encoding citrate synthase (catalyzes the formation of citrate from acetyl-CoA and oxaloacetate): MVKLGLEGVVAAQSAICFIDGLKGRMLYRGHDIHDLAAHSNFEETAYLLWHGDLPGPVQLAELNEQLLAGRTLRNEVLDLLRALPRRTAPMDVLRSAVSFLSAYDPDAANHTREANLRKAVRLTAQFASVTAAWHRLSNCDDPIAPNPDLGHAANFLYMLNGAVPDAEHAKAFDIALILHADHELNASTFAARVTAATLSDMHSAVTSAVGTLKGPLHGGANKDVMDMLNEIGEISLAGDYVREKLAAREKIPGFGHRVYKTEDPRATHLRRLSEELGRKAGDLKWYEMSRVIEQAMMDLKGIACNVDFYSGSVYASMGIPAGLFTPVFACSRITGWTAHLLEQYADNRIIRPLGEYTGPTEARYIPMDARPV; this comes from the coding sequence ATGGTCAAGCTAGGTCTGGAAGGTGTCGTAGCCGCGCAGTCGGCCATCTGTTTCATCGATGGCCTGAAGGGCAGAATGCTCTACCGGGGCCACGATATTCACGACCTGGCCGCCCACTCCAATTTCGAGGAAACCGCCTACCTGCTGTGGCACGGCGACCTGCCCGGACCGGTCCAACTCGCGGAACTCAACGAGCAACTCCTCGCCGGCAGGACGCTGCGAAACGAAGTCCTGGATCTGCTGCGGGCACTCCCGCGCCGCACGGCGCCCATGGATGTGCTCCGTTCGGCCGTGTCGTTCCTGTCCGCCTACGACCCGGATGCGGCGAACCACACCCGGGAAGCGAACCTGCGCAAAGCCGTCCGGCTGACCGCCCAGTTCGCGTCCGTAACCGCCGCCTGGCACCGTCTCTCGAACTGCGACGACCCCATCGCGCCGAATCCGGACCTGGGCCACGCCGCGAATTTCCTGTACATGCTGAACGGCGCGGTACCGGACGCCGAGCACGCGAAGGCCTTCGACATCGCCCTGATCCTGCACGCCGACCACGAACTGAACGCGTCCACCTTCGCCGCACGGGTCACCGCGGCCACGCTCTCGGACATGCACTCGGCGGTCACGTCGGCCGTCGGCACGCTCAAGGGACCGCTGCACGGCGGCGCCAACAAGGACGTCATGGACATGCTCAACGAGATCGGGGAGATCTCCCTGGCCGGGGACTACGTCAGGGAGAAATTGGCCGCCAGGGAGAAAATCCCCGGATTCGGCCACCGCGTCTACAAGACGGAAGACCCCCGGGCAACGCACCTGCGCCGCCTCTCGGAGGAACTGGGCAGGAAGGCGGGCGATCTGAAGTGGTATGAAATGTCCCGCGTGATCGAGCAAGCCATGATGGACCTGAAGGGTATCGCCTGCAACGTGGATTTCTATTCCGGATCGGTCTATGCCAGCATGGGGATTCCGGCGGGGTTGTTCACGCCCGTTTTCGCCTGCAGCCGGATCACCGGATGGACCGCCCATCTCCTCGAACAGTACGCCGACAACCGGATCATCCGCCCGTTGGGCGAATATACCGGGCCGACCGAAGCGCGGTACATACCCATGGACGCCCGCCCCGTCTGA
- a CDS encoding N-acetylmuramoyl-L-alanine amidase yields MLSICIPGCSNVIFVESTNQNSRVDYVVIHATSANFAESVRLLTTRTGRPVSAHYLIPDENDPTYGHRRLRLHQFVKESRRAWHAGVSYWAGDTGLNARSIGIEIVNEFSCVSDTSAVEDIGPDALVCDFPPFSEAQIEMLIELLRDIQQRHPRIGPLDFVAHSDIAVPHRRRSDPGPLFPWRRLYDEGIGAWYDEETRLRYMAQFEDQLPAVERVQTALLRLGYLVEPTGELDHQTRFAVRAFQLHFRPSDYGGVPDVETAAILWSLIDKYRGGYLP; encoded by the coding sequence ATGCTCTCGATATGTATCCCCGGTTGTTCGAACGTCATCTTTGTGGAATCGACGAACCAGAACAGCCGGGTCGATTACGTGGTGATTCACGCCACCTCGGCGAATTTCGCGGAATCGGTAAGATTGCTCACCACCCGGACCGGGCGTCCGGTCAGCGCACACTACCTGATTCCCGATGAAAACGACCCTACCTACGGTCACCGCCGGTTGCGTCTGCATCAATTCGTGAAGGAAAGCCGAAGGGCATGGCACGCCGGTGTCAGCTACTGGGCCGGGGATACGGGGCTTAACGCCCGATCCATCGGAATCGAGATCGTAAACGAGTTCAGTTGCGTGTCGGATACGTCAGCTGTCGAGGATATCGGTCCGGACGCGCTCGTCTGTGATTTCCCGCCTTTCAGTGAAGCGCAGATCGAGATGTTGATCGAATTGCTTCGGGACATTCAGCAACGGCACCCCCGCATTGGGCCGCTCGATTTCGTCGCTCACTCCGATATAGCGGTCCCACACAGGCGCCGGTCGGATCCGGGCCCCCTCTTCCCCTGGCGACGGCTGTACGACGAAGGCATAGGCGCCTGGTATGACGAGGAAACCAGGTTGCGTTACATGGCGCAATTCGAGGACCAGCTACCTGCGGTCGAAAGAGTGCAGACCGCGTTGCTCAGGCTCGGATACCTGGTCGAACCAACCGGCGAACTAGACCACCAGACGCGCTTCGCCGTACGCGCGTTTCAATTGCATTTCCGCCCCTCGGACTATGGCGGCGTGCCTGATGTGGAGACCGCGGCCATCCTCTGGAGCCTGATCGACAAATACCGCGGCGGGTACCTGCCTTGA